One genomic segment of Scophthalmus maximus strain ysfricsl-2021 chromosome 3, ASM2237912v1, whole genome shotgun sequence includes these proteins:
- the borcs6 gene encoding BLOC-1 related complex subunit 6 isoform X1 → MSLSPAIGTEVPEMANGVVIPVVSENGPHVSLSVKCGGSRATCPGEASEDGSPGHTDNHVYDGEGRLDTAMAINERISSLSLHTPWVTEPSLSTDTCTGDSESGSISRDIPGAANAVEPPGAALLWDSAQTKDSSQHEGPVSPDRQQTEAETLDGGTDSREEDEDEETEKQEEEEEDEKNENKWRTPYAGGRTKMNSSQHYSSSAPGPSTSSSSSPPPPLLPSDDAPCPPHVMAQVWVRNVRGMQDSKSLDEISQTCGGSVCARGGGRGGQSEGRRATISSALELEGTVSQEGDLTHFITKNLEQKIKMSSKPSLDCSDSDCSGPIYRSRGSSRRPADIPPIDTAVLLDLQRHTQEVAHSVEMMMRSLNGTIQNMTALSVGYIQTYRDSVDSLGESVDMSIKGMYTLMARCEELDRSMQPIHTLASQIRDIKRTLDALEAICK, encoded by the exons ATGAGTCTCTCCCCTGCGATTGGCACAGAAGTGCCAGAAATGGCTAATGGAGTTGTTATACCCGTGGTTTCGGAGAACGGCCCTCATGTTTCACTCTCCGTGAAGTGTGGGGGTAGCAGAGCAACCTGTCCTGGGGAGGCATCAGAGGACGGCTCCCCCGGACACACAGACAACCATGTTTATGATGGTGAAGGTCGCCTGGATACAGCCATGGCCATCAATGAGAGAATCTCTAGTTTATCATTGCACACCCCGTGGGTGACAGAGCCCTCCCTctccacagacacatgcacaggaGACTCAGAATCAGGATCCATCAGCAGAGACATTCCCGGGGCCGCTAACGCTGTCGAGCCTCCTGGTGCAGCTCTGCTGTGGGACTCGGCACAAACCAAAGACTCATCTCAGCACGAAGGCCCCGTCTCCCcggacagacagcagacagaggcagaaacCTTAGACGGAGGTACCGACAGccgagaggaggatgaagatgaagaaacggagaaacaggaggaagaggaggaggatgagaagaatgaaaacaagtgGAGGACTCCGTATGCAGGAGGGAGAACAAAAATGAAC TCTTCACAACACtactcctcctcagctcctggtcccagcacctcctcctcttcctctcccccgcctcctcttcttccctcagaTGACGCCCCCTGCCCTCCGCATGTCATGGCCCAGGTCTGGGTTCGCAACGTCCGGGGGATGCAGGATAGCAAGAGCCTGGATGAAATTAGCCAAACATGTGGAG gcagtgtgtgtgccAGGGGCGGGGGCAGAGGTGGCCAGTCAGAGGGCAGACGGGCCACAATTTCCTCAGCTCTGGAGCTAGAGGGGACGGTCAGCCAAGAGGGAGACCTGACTCACTTCATCACTAAGAACCTGGAGCAGAAGATCAAGATGAGCTCCAAGCCCAGTCTGGACTGCAGTGACT CGGACTGCTCGGGGCCCATATACCGAAGTCGGGGGTCGTCACGGAGACCAGCTGATATCCCACCCATTGATACTGCTGTCCTATTggacctgcagagacacacacaggaagtggcgCACAGTGTGGAGATGATGATGCGGAGCCTCAATGGAACCATCCAGAAT ATGACAGCTCTGAGTGTGGGCTACATCCAGACCTACAGAGACTCAGTTGACAGCCTGGGAGAGTCTGTGGACATGAGTATAAAG GGCATGTACACGCTGATGGCTCGCTGCGAGGAATTGGATCGCTCCATGCAGCCCATACACACCCTGGCATCACAGATCCGTGACATCAAACGCACCCTGGACGCTCTGGAGGCGATTTGCAAGTAA
- the borcs6 gene encoding BLOC-1 related complex subunit 6 isoform X2, which translates to MSLSPAIGTEVPEMANGVVIPVVSENGPHVSLSVKCGGSRATCPGEASEDGSPGHTDNHVYDDTCTGDSESGSISRDIPGAANAVEPPGAALLWDSAQTKDSSQHEGPVSPDRQQTEAETLDGGTDSREEDEDEETEKQEEEEEDEKNENKWRTPYAGGRTKMNSSQHYSSSAPGPSTSSSSSPPPPLLPSDDAPCPPHVMAQVWVRNVRGMQDSKSLDEISQTCGGSVCARGGGRGGQSEGRRATISSALELEGTVSQEGDLTHFITKNLEQKIKMSSKPSLDCSDSDCSGPIYRSRGSSRRPADIPPIDTAVLLDLQRHTQEVAHSVEMMMRSLNGTIQNMTALSVGYIQTYRDSVDSLGESVDMSIKGMYTLMARCEELDRSMQPIHTLASQIRDIKRTLDALEAICK; encoded by the exons ATGAGTCTCTCCCCTGCGATTGGCACAGAAGTGCCAGAAATGGCTAATGGAGTTGTTATACCCGTGGTTTCGGAGAACGGCCCTCATGTTTCACTCTCCGTGAAGTGTGGGGGTAGCAGAGCAACCTGTCCTGGGGAGGCATCAGAGGACGGCTCCCCCGGACACACAGACAACCATGTTTATGATG acacatgcacaggaGACTCAGAATCAGGATCCATCAGCAGAGACATTCCCGGGGCCGCTAACGCTGTCGAGCCTCCTGGTGCAGCTCTGCTGTGGGACTCGGCACAAACCAAAGACTCATCTCAGCACGAAGGCCCCGTCTCCCcggacagacagcagacagaggcagaaacCTTAGACGGAGGTACCGACAGccgagaggaggatgaagatgaagaaacggagaaacaggaggaagaggaggaggatgagaagaatgaaaacaagtgGAGGACTCCGTATGCAGGAGGGAGAACAAAAATGAAC TCTTCACAACACtactcctcctcagctcctggtcccagcacctcctcctcttcctctcccccgcctcctcttcttccctcagaTGACGCCCCCTGCCCTCCGCATGTCATGGCCCAGGTCTGGGTTCGCAACGTCCGGGGGATGCAGGATAGCAAGAGCCTGGATGAAATTAGCCAAACATGTGGAG gcagtgtgtgtgccAGGGGCGGGGGCAGAGGTGGCCAGTCAGAGGGCAGACGGGCCACAATTTCCTCAGCTCTGGAGCTAGAGGGGACGGTCAGCCAAGAGGGAGACCTGACTCACTTCATCACTAAGAACCTGGAGCAGAAGATCAAGATGAGCTCCAAGCCCAGTCTGGACTGCAGTGACT CGGACTGCTCGGGGCCCATATACCGAAGTCGGGGGTCGTCACGGAGACCAGCTGATATCCCACCCATTGATACTGCTGTCCTATTggacctgcagagacacacacaggaagtggcgCACAGTGTGGAGATGATGATGCGGAGCCTCAATGGAACCATCCAGAAT ATGACAGCTCTGAGTGTGGGCTACATCCAGACCTACAGAGACTCAGTTGACAGCCTGGGAGAGTCTGTGGACATGAGTATAAAG GGCATGTACACGCTGATGGCTCGCTGCGAGGAATTGGATCGCTCCATGCAGCCCATACACACCCTGGCATCACAGATCCGTGACATCAAACGCACCCTGGACGCTCTGGAGGCGATTTGCAAGTAA